A DNA window from Hordeum vulgare subsp. vulgare chromosome 1H, MorexV3_pseudomolecules_assembly, whole genome shotgun sequence contains the following coding sequences:
- the LOC123444735 gene encoding CBL-interacting protein kinase 28-like isoform X2, whose translation MLFDVPISPFQISEFALLGFVRLVKAEDRSVLTKRYEIGRQLGQGTFAKVYYARNIANGQSVAIKMIDKDKILKVGLVDQLKREISIMRIVRHPNVLQLFEVMATRSKIYFVLEYAKGGELFNKLAKGKLSEEGARKYFHQLISAIDYCHSRGVYHRDLKPENLLVDEYETLRVSDFGLSALTKSKWRDGLLHTACGTPAYVAPEVLSRKGYNGAKADVWSCGVILFVLVAGYLPFHERNLIELYRKIAKAEYRCPRYFSTELKELLSGILDPDPNTRMSITRIKRSPWYRKPVERTPPKKDKTYTSEADASGLACRNSSDGPLSMNAFNIISLSPGFDLSGLFDERYSQREARFACKQTPATVIVKLKEMAQRMKLKVTKKDNGALKLAAPREGKKGTLEFDAEIFELASSFLLVELKKTNGDTMEYQKLLKEDIRPSLNDIAWGWHGDVQQQAQLPQDRQWPPQQQQQAQLPQDRQWPPPLPPQRLEALAANAFSPLPQ comes from the exons ATGCTGTTTGATGTCCCGATTTCACCATTTCAGATCTCAGAGTTTGCCCTG CTAGGATTTGTCAGGCTGGTGAAAGCTGAAG ACAGGAGTGTTTTGACCAAACGTTATGAAATAGGGAGGCAATTAGGACAAGGCACCTTTGCAAAGGTTTACTATGCTCGCAACATAGCAAATGGTCAGTCTGTTGCCATAAAAATGATCGATAAGGACAAGATCTTGAAGGTTGGTCTTGTGGATCAGCTAAAGAGGGAGATCTCGATAATGAGGATCGTGAGGCACCCGAATGTTCTGCAGCTCTTTGAGGTAATGGCTACCAGGAGCAAGATTTACTTTGTTCTGGAGTACGCTAAAGGCGGTGAGCTTTTCAACAAATTAGCCAAGGGGAAGCTTAGCGAGGAGGGCGCGAGGAAATATTTTCATCAGTTGATCTCTGCTATAGATTATTGCCACAGTAGGGGTGTTTATCATCGTGACTTGAAGCCGGAAAACCTACTGGTGGATGAGTATGAAACCCTTAGGGTCTCTGATTTCGGTTTAAGTGCGCTAACCAAGTCAAAGTGGCGAGATGGTCTGCTCCACACCGCATGCGGAACTCCAGCTTACGTTGCTCCTGAAGTGCTCAGCAGGAAAGGCTACAACGGTGCAAAGGCAGATGTGTGGTCTTGCGGAGTAATTCTGTTTGTTCTTGTGGCCGGTTATCTTCCTTTTCATGAAAGAAATCTTATTGAGTTGTATAGAAAGATTGCTAAAGCTGAGTACAGATGCCCTCGTTATTTTTCCACTGAGCTGAAGGAGCTCCTTAGTGGAATCCTTGATCCAGATCCTAATACTAGAATGTCCATCACAAGGATAAAGAGAAGTCCTTGGTATAGGAAGCCGGTTGAGAGAACACCACCGAAAAAAGACAAGACTTACACGAGTGAAGCTGATGCGTCTGGCCTTGCATGTCGCAACAGTTCCGATGGACCGTTGAGCATGAATGCGTTTAATATCATTTCCCTCTCTCCGGGGTTCGATCTATCTGGTTTATTCGATGAAAGATATAGTCAAAGGGAGGCCCGGTTTGCTTGCAAACAGACGCCAGCAACTGTAATTGTGAAGCTGAAGGAAATGGCCCAACGCATGAAGCTTAAAGTTACAAAGAAAGACAATGGAGCGTTGAAATTGGCGGCGCCGAGGGAAGGAAAGAAGGGTACTCTTGAGTTTGATGCAGAAATCTTTGAGCTCGCATCCTCTTTTCTCTTAGTCGAGTTAAAGAAGACCAACGGTGACACCATGGAGTACCAGAAACTGCTGAAAGAGGACATTAGGCCATCACTCAATGACATTGCTTGGGGATGGCACGGCGATGTTCAGCAGCAGGCACAGCTACCCCAGGATCGACAGTGGccgccgcagcagcagcagcaggcacaGCTACCTCAGGATCGACAATGGCCGCCGCCGCTCCCACCACAGCGGTTAGAAGCTTTAGCCGCAAATGCTTTCTCCCCACTGCCACAATAA
- the LOC123444735 gene encoding CBL-interacting protein kinase 28-like isoform X1 gives MEDRSVLTKRYEIGRQLGQGTFAKVYYARNIANGQSVAIKMIDKDKILKVGLVDQLKREISIMRIVRHPNVLQLFEVMATRSKIYFVLEYAKGGELFNKLAKGKLSEEGARKYFHQLISAIDYCHSRGVYHRDLKPENLLVDEYETLRVSDFGLSALTKSKWRDGLLHTACGTPAYVAPEVLSRKGYNGAKADVWSCGVILFVLVAGYLPFHERNLIELYRKIAKAEYRCPRYFSTELKELLSGILDPDPNTRMSITRIKRSPWYRKPVERTPPKKDKTYTSEADASGLACRNSSDGPLSMNAFNIISLSPGFDLSGLFDERYSQREARFACKQTPATVIVKLKEMAQRMKLKVTKKDNGALKLAAPREGKKGTLEFDAEIFELASSFLLVELKKTNGDTMEYQKLLKEDIRPSLNDIAWGWHGDVQQQAQLPQDRQWPPQQQQQAQLPQDRQWPPPLPPQRLEALAANAFSPLPQ, from the coding sequence ATGGAAGACAGGAGTGTTTTGACCAAACGTTATGAAATAGGGAGGCAATTAGGACAAGGCACCTTTGCAAAGGTTTACTATGCTCGCAACATAGCAAATGGTCAGTCTGTTGCCATAAAAATGATCGATAAGGACAAGATCTTGAAGGTTGGTCTTGTGGATCAGCTAAAGAGGGAGATCTCGATAATGAGGATCGTGAGGCACCCGAATGTTCTGCAGCTCTTTGAGGTAATGGCTACCAGGAGCAAGATTTACTTTGTTCTGGAGTACGCTAAAGGCGGTGAGCTTTTCAACAAATTAGCCAAGGGGAAGCTTAGCGAGGAGGGCGCGAGGAAATATTTTCATCAGTTGATCTCTGCTATAGATTATTGCCACAGTAGGGGTGTTTATCATCGTGACTTGAAGCCGGAAAACCTACTGGTGGATGAGTATGAAACCCTTAGGGTCTCTGATTTCGGTTTAAGTGCGCTAACCAAGTCAAAGTGGCGAGATGGTCTGCTCCACACCGCATGCGGAACTCCAGCTTACGTTGCTCCTGAAGTGCTCAGCAGGAAAGGCTACAACGGTGCAAAGGCAGATGTGTGGTCTTGCGGAGTAATTCTGTTTGTTCTTGTGGCCGGTTATCTTCCTTTTCATGAAAGAAATCTTATTGAGTTGTATAGAAAGATTGCTAAAGCTGAGTACAGATGCCCTCGTTATTTTTCCACTGAGCTGAAGGAGCTCCTTAGTGGAATCCTTGATCCAGATCCTAATACTAGAATGTCCATCACAAGGATAAAGAGAAGTCCTTGGTATAGGAAGCCGGTTGAGAGAACACCACCGAAAAAAGACAAGACTTACACGAGTGAAGCTGATGCGTCTGGCCTTGCATGTCGCAACAGTTCCGATGGACCGTTGAGCATGAATGCGTTTAATATCATTTCCCTCTCTCCGGGGTTCGATCTATCTGGTTTATTCGATGAAAGATATAGTCAAAGGGAGGCCCGGTTTGCTTGCAAACAGACGCCAGCAACTGTAATTGTGAAGCTGAAGGAAATGGCCCAACGCATGAAGCTTAAAGTTACAAAGAAAGACAATGGAGCGTTGAAATTGGCGGCGCCGAGGGAAGGAAAGAAGGGTACTCTTGAGTTTGATGCAGAAATCTTTGAGCTCGCATCCTCTTTTCTCTTAGTCGAGTTAAAGAAGACCAACGGTGACACCATGGAGTACCAGAAACTGCTGAAAGAGGACATTAGGCCATCACTCAATGACATTGCTTGGGGATGGCACGGCGATGTTCAGCAGCAGGCACAGCTACCCCAGGATCGACAGTGGccgccgcagcagcagcagcaggcacaGCTACCTCAGGATCGACAATGGCCGCCGCCGCTCCCACCACAGCGGTTAGAAGCTTTAGCCGCAAATGCTTTCTCCCCACTGCCACAATAA